The proteins below are encoded in one region of Pleuronectes platessa chromosome 12, fPlePla1.1, whole genome shotgun sequence:
- the olig3 gene encoding oligodendrocyte transcription factor 3: MHSDSSPSSRASSPDMDRMFLRELHPLHHLHHHHVGSSVSSSTQKISEHLRSVDPNSVSVESSSSSSSSSSSSSSNKYKLKKPASEEEMFELRLKINGRERKRMHDLNLAMDGLREVMPYAHGPSVRKLSKIATLLLARNYILMLNSSLDEMKRLVGEIYGGQHSAFHCGTGPGGHSGGPAAAAAAAAAAAAAHHVHPLLGGALSSSGSSSLSGGLPGLTSIRAPHALMKGGPAAPPALQLGPGFQHWAGLPCPCTICQVPPPTHIPITSTALTRLTGEGKDGMK; encoded by the coding sequence ATGCATTCGGACTCCAGTCCCAGCAGCAGAGCCTCTTCCCCGGACATGGACCGCATGTTCCTGCGAGAACTACACCCACTCCACCACCTGCACCACCACCACGTCGGCTCCTCAGTGTCCTCCTCCACGCAGAAGATCTCCGAGCACCTGCGCTCCGTAGACCCCAACTCAGTGTCcgtggagagcagcagcagtagcagcagcagcagcagcagcagcagcagcaacaagtaCAAGTTGAAGAAGCCAGCCAGCGAGGAGGAGATGTTCGAGCTGCGGCTCAAGATCAACGGCCGGGAGCGCAAGCGCATGCACGACCTCAACCTGGCCATGGACGGCCTGCGGGAGGTGATGCCCTACGCGCACGGGCCCTCGGTGCGGAAGTTGTCCAAGATCGCCACGCTGCTTCTCGCCAGGAACTACATCCTGATGCTCAACAGCTCCCTGGACGAGATGAAGCGGCTGGTGGGGGAGATTTACGGCGGGCAGCACTCGGCCTTCCACTGCGGCACTGGGCCCGGTGGACACTCCGGGGGCCCGGCCGCTgcagccgccgccgctgccgccgccgccgccgcgcACCATGTGCACCCTCTCCTCGGGGGCGCGCTGTCTTCCTCCGGGTCCTCCTCTCTGTCGGGCGGGCTCCCGGGGCTCACGTCCATCCGTGCGCCACACGCCCTGATGAAGGGCGGCCCGGCTGCGCCCCCGGCCCTGCAGCTGGGCCCCGGCTTCCAGCACTGGGCCGGGCTGCCGTGTCCCTGCACCATCTGCCAGGtgccccctcccacacacatccCCATCACCTCCACTGCCCTCACGAGACTCACGGGGGAGGGAAAGGACGGGATGAAATGA